In a single window of the Prochlorococcus marinus CUG1415 genome:
- the uvrA gene encoding excinuclease ABC subunit UvrA translates to MATKIDNSFEEDNAIIIRGARQHNLKNIDLSLPRNKFIVFTGVSGSGKSSLAFDTIFAEGQRRYVESLSAYARQFLGQVDKPDVDNIEGLSPAISIDQKSTSHNPRSTVGTVTEIQDYLRLLFGRAGEPHCHHCGIPIAPQTIDEMVDQILLLPEGTRYQLLAPVVRGKKGTHTKLISGLAAEGFARVRINGEVRELADSIELDKNQIHNIEVVVDRLIARDGIQERLNDSLQTCLKRGDGLAIVEVVPKKGENLPSNLEREKLYSENYACPVHGSIVEELSPRLFSFNSPYGACPDCHGIGYLKKFTADRVIPDKTLPVYAAIAPWSEKDNTYYFSLLYSVGQAYGFELKTPWKDLSDLQKKVLLLGSDKPILIQADSRFKTSSGFERPFEGILPILERQLNEANGESVKQKLEKYLELVPCKTCSGKRLRPEALAVKLGPYNITDLTSISVSDTLTKIELIMGLGKTKKENISLSQKQKQIGELVLKEIRLRLKFLINVGLDYLTLDRPAMTLSGGEAQRIRLATQIGAGLTGVLYVLDEPSIGLHQRDNDRLLETLKSLRDLGNTLVVVEHDEDTMKSADYLVDIGPGAGVYGGEIIAKGSYQDVVKSDRSLTGAYLSGRKSIPTPKERRSSVKKSLILNNCSKNNLKNISVEFPLGRLVSVTGVSGSGKSTLINELLHPALCHSLGLKVPFPQGVKELKGIKAIDKVIVIDQSPIGRTPRSNPATYTGAFDPIRQIFTATVEAKARGYQAGQFSFNVKGGRCEACKGQGVNVIEMNFLPDVYVQCEVCKGARFNRETLQVKYKGFNISDVLEMTVEQAAETFSAIPQAADRLSTLVDVGLGYVKLGQPAPTLSGGEAQRVKLATELSKRATGKTLYLIDEPTTGLSFYDVHKLMDVIQRLVDKGNTVIVIEHNLDVIRCSDWIIDLGPDGGDKGGEIIAEGIPEDVAKHPTSHTAKYLKKVLK, encoded by the coding sequence ATGGCTACAAAAATTGATAATAGCTTTGAAGAAGATAATGCAATTATTATTAGGGGAGCTCGTCAGCATAATTTAAAAAATATAGACCTTTCTCTACCTAGGAATAAATTTATAGTTTTTACTGGTGTGAGTGGAAGTGGTAAAAGTTCTTTAGCCTTCGATACGATTTTTGCTGAAGGTCAAAGAAGATATGTTGAAAGTCTTTCGGCATACGCAAGGCAGTTTTTGGGTCAAGTAGATAAACCAGATGTTGACAATATTGAAGGTTTATCTCCTGCTATTTCAATTGATCAAAAATCTACAAGTCATAATCCTCGATCAACAGTTGGAACAGTAACAGAGATACAAGATTATTTAAGATTATTGTTTGGTCGTGCTGGCGAGCCGCATTGTCACCACTGTGGGATTCCAATTGCGCCGCAAACAATTGATGAAATGGTTGATCAAATTCTTCTCTTGCCAGAAGGAACAAGGTATCAATTGTTGGCTCCTGTTGTAAGAGGTAAAAAAGGAACACATACAAAATTAATAAGTGGACTAGCTGCTGAAGGATTTGCTAGAGTAAGAATCAACGGAGAGGTAAGAGAACTTGCTGATAGCATTGAATTAGATAAAAATCAAATTCATAATATTGAGGTAGTAGTTGATAGATTAATTGCAAGAGATGGAATACAAGAAAGATTAAATGATTCTCTACAAACTTGTCTTAAAAGAGGTGATGGCCTAGCAATAGTAGAAGTTGTTCCAAAAAAAGGAGAAAACTTACCTTCTAACTTAGAGAGAGAAAAACTTTACTCAGAAAATTATGCATGTCCTGTGCATGGCTCTATTGTTGAAGAACTTTCTCCTAGATTATTTTCTTTTAATAGCCCATATGGGGCGTGTCCAGATTGTCATGGGATTGGTTATTTAAAAAAATTTACTGCTGATAGAGTTATACCTGATAAAACATTGCCTGTTTATGCTGCAATAGCTCCTTGGAGTGAAAAAGATAATACTTATTACTTCTCTTTACTTTATTCTGTAGGACAAGCTTATGGTTTTGAATTAAAAACTCCTTGGAAAGATTTAAGTGATTTGCAAAAAAAAGTTTTACTTTTGGGATCAGATAAACCAATATTAATTCAAGCTGATAGTCGCTTTAAAACTTCAAGTGGTTTTGAAAGACCTTTTGAGGGAATTTTGCCAATATTAGAAAGGCAATTGAATGAAGCCAATGGAGAATCAGTAAAACAAAAATTAGAAAAGTATTTAGAATTGGTTCCCTGCAAGACATGCTCTGGAAAAAGATTAAGGCCTGAGGCTTTGGCCGTTAAACTTGGTCCATATAATATTACTGACTTAACTTCTATAAGTGTTTCTGACACTCTAACTAAGATAGAGCTCATAATGGGATTAGGTAAGACCAAGAAGGAAAATATATCTTTATCACAAAAACAAAAGCAGATAGGTGAATTGGTTTTAAAAGAGATTCGTTTACGTTTGAAGTTTTTAATTAATGTAGGTTTAGATTATTTAACTTTAGATAGGCCAGCCATGACTTTGTCTGGCGGAGAAGCACAGCGTATTAGATTGGCTACGCAAATAGGTGCAGGTCTTACTGGTGTTCTATATGTACTAGATGAACCAAGTATTGGTTTACATCAGAGAGATAATGACAGATTATTAGAAACTTTAAAAAGCCTAAGAGATCTTGGAAACACTTTAGTTGTTGTTGAACATGATGAAGATACTATGAAATCCGCAGATTATCTAGTAGATATTGGTCCAGGAGCGGGTGTTTATGGTGGTGAAATAATTGCTAAGGGATCATATCAAGATGTTGTGAAATCAGATAGGTCATTAACTGGTGCTTATCTTAGTGGTAGGAAATCGATTCCTACCCCAAAAGAACGTAGATCATCTGTTAAAAAAAGTTTAATTTTAAATAACTGTTCAAAAAATAATTTAAAGAATATATCAGTAGAATTTCCACTGGGAAGATTGGTTTCTGTAACTGGTGTTAGCGGTAGTGGGAAAAGTACCTTGATAAATGAATTGCTTCACCCTGCTTTGTGTCATTCTCTAGGATTAAAAGTTCCTTTTCCGCAAGGGGTAAAAGAGTTGAAAGGCATAAAGGCAATTGATAAGGTTATCGTTATTGATCAATCTCCAATAGGAAGAACACCAAGATCAAACCCTGCCACCTATACAGGTGCTTTTGATCCTATAAGGCAGATATTTACTGCCACAGTGGAAGCAAAAGCAAGGGGTTATCAAGCTGGCCAATTTAGTTTTAATGTGAAAGGAGGTAGATGCGAAGCGTGTAAAGGCCAGGGAGTCAATGTTATCGAAATGAATTTTTTACCTGATGTTTATGTTCAATGTGAAGTATGCAAAGGAGCTCGATTTAATAGAGAAACTCTTCAAGTTAAATACAAAGGTTTCAATATATCTGATGTTTTAGAGATGACTGTTGAACAAGCTGCAGAAACTTTTTCTGCTATACCTCAAGCTGCTGATAGATTATCTACATTGGTAGATGTCGGCTTAGGATATGTCAAATTAGGTCAACCAGCGCCTACATTATCAGGCGGAGAGGCTCAAAGAGTTAAGTTGGCAACAGAATTATCCAAAAGAGCTACTGGAAAAACTCTATATTTGATTGATGAACCAACTACAGGTTTAAGTTTTTATGATGTTCATAAATTAATGGATGTGATACAACGTTTGGTAGATAAAGGTAATACTGTAATTGTTATTGAACATAATTTAGATGTAATTAGATGCTCGGATTGGATTATTGATTTAGGACCCGATGGAGGTGATAAAGGCGGCGAAATTATTGCAGAAGGTATTCCTGAGGATGTAGCTAAACATCCCACTAGCCATACAGCAAAATATCTTAAAAAAGTTCTCAAATAA